One stretch of Bacteroidota bacterium DNA includes these proteins:
- a CDS encoding T9SS type A sorting domain-containing protein, whose translation MRTFVTTILIVIAFFNLIHAQDPIAMKFVARSHTFRGVTIPYRLFIPDHYSTSKKFPIVLTLHGSGQRGTDNLLQVQSTRMATSWADPVNQAKYPCFVIAPQCPPSQDWFFNANIVSNILDSLLHEFTIDSNRLYVTGFSMGGHGTWEMIRRFPNRFAAAIPMCGKGNASAVSLFAQTPIWNFHGTKDPTVSVSESRSMIEALKNTGRSVVYTHCFNNDCSGQSDSSIEMYVKSHADLFYTEYKDGGHAIWDESYDYTFLFPWVFDNYRKTSGAIAITNLNTRRTLKGIETINWNSAVIDDSVEIWFSPDGGRIWRLVSRAEPNNGNYQWDTQNFNDCAFGLLKVCVKNHEGFIYGIDQSSYFYIDNGINGTPFAIILNGTVSSTTLNYSFRVGDPDDTTLILNAYYKTGVDFKLFHSEEFTVDSVQNHFLIDINKIPNSSSITVKLEFTDSNTAYPIELAPFSKSVSRQKLPASQISFAPKNTSAQITLNILDPSQTTNHSYAISFCDTAVNGSKTFSVYDRTEGLYLIQKVPFSSSTESDVFEGLSLFAEDVVTTKDVMRWSTVSGSPFYSVIDIVNHPQYLMKPFRHACDYKIIFYDHIVDTSLGYFGGIPTEIKFKVFNVTQGKSVKVVFEHTTGLYIYFFEQVANKERYTWTTFIMPDNGKIPDTGDTLYITMKKGISQYDTLLVTNIALSVKDIRSASQNSYELSQNYPNPFNPSTTIRYALPSSANVKLVVYDLLGREIATLVNEEQSAGWKEVQWNAKDVSSGIYFYKLQVGSFVETRKMLLVR comes from the coding sequence ATGCGGACTTTTGTTACTACCATTCTCATTGTTATCGCATTTTTCAATTTGATTCATGCTCAAGATCCGATCGCAATGAAGTTTGTCGCACGATCACATACGTTCAGAGGTGTGACTATACCATACCGGCTCTTTATACCGGATCATTATTCTACTTCTAAAAAATTTCCAATAGTTCTTACGCTTCATGGTTCCGGCCAACGAGGCACGGATAACCTTTTGCAAGTTCAATCTACTCGAATGGCAACTTCATGGGCTGATCCAGTCAATCAGGCAAAGTATCCGTGTTTTGTCATTGCACCTCAATGTCCTCCCAGTCAGGATTGGTTTTTCAACGCGAACATTGTTTCCAACATACTCGACTCGCTTCTGCACGAATTCACCATCGATTCGAATCGGTTATATGTTACAGGATTTTCAATGGGTGGGCATGGAACATGGGAAATGATTAGACGATTTCCGAATCGTTTTGCTGCAGCTATTCCAATGTGTGGAAAGGGAAATGCGAGTGCAGTTTCGCTTTTTGCTCAGACTCCGATCTGGAATTTTCATGGAACGAAAGATCCTACTGTTTCCGTATCGGAGTCTCGAAGTATGATCGAAGCTCTCAAAAACACTGGACGATCGGTTGTGTATACTCATTGTTTCAACAATGATTGTTCTGGTCAGTCGGATAGCTCAATTGAGATGTATGTAAAGAGTCATGCCGACCTTTTTTATACTGAATACAAAGATGGCGGACACGCAATCTGGGACGAATCATACGATTACACTTTCCTCTTTCCTTGGGTATTCGACAATTACAGAAAAACATCAGGCGCCATTGCAATTACAAATTTGAATACCCGAAGGACTCTGAAAGGCATTGAAACAATCAACTGGAATTCTGCTGTCATTGACGACAGTGTGGAGATTTGGTTCAGTCCGGACGGTGGAAGAATATGGCGATTGGTGAGTCGTGCTGAACCCAACAACGGAAATTACCAATGGGATACACAAAACTTTAATGATTGTGCGTTCGGATTGCTGAAAGTATGTGTAAAGAATCATGAAGGATTTATCTATGGAATAGATCAATCAAGTTATTTTTACATAGATAACGGAATTAACGGGACTCCATTTGCGATCATTTTGAATGGAACAGTTTCAAGTACAACGCTCAACTATTCGTTTCGTGTTGGCGACCCTGATGATACCACATTAATATTAAATGCATATTATAAAACTGGTGTGGATTTCAAACTTTTTCATTCAGAAGAATTTACCGTCGATTCAGTACAAAATCATTTTCTGATCGATATTAACAAGATTCCAAATAGTTCTTCAATAACAGTAAAGCTGGAATTTACCGATAGCAATACTGCTTACCCCATTGAATTAGCACCATTTAGCAAGTCAGTTTCTCGACAGAAACTACCCGCTTCACAAATTTCATTTGCACCAAAAAATACAAGCGCACAAATCACGCTGAACATTCTCGATCCTTCGCAGACCACCAACCATTCCTATGCAATTTCATTCTGCGATACCGCTGTGAATGGTTCCAAAACATTTTCTGTGTATGACCGGACAGAAGGATTGTATCTCATTCAAAAAGTACCGTTTTCTTCTTCTACTGAAAGTGATGTTTTTGAAGGGTTATCATTATTTGCCGAAGATGTCGTTACGACTAAGGATGTGATGCGTTGGAGTACCGTTTCAGGGAGCCCATTCTATTCAGTAATTGATATTGTTAATCACCCGCAATATTTAATGAAACCATTTAGACATGCGTGTGATTATAAAATAATATTTTATGACCATATCGTTGATACCTCGCTTGGTTACTTTGGAGGAATACCGACGGAGATAAAATTTAAGGTTTTCAATGTAACTCAGGGAAAGAGTGTGAAGGTTGTTTTTGAACATACTACGGGATTGTACATCTATTTCTTCGAACAGGTCGCAAATAAGGAACGGTATACATGGACAACGTTTATTATGCCTGACAACGGAAAAATTCCGGATACAGGAGATACGTTATACATTACAATGAAAAAAGGCATTTCCCAATATGATACACTCCTAGTAACGAACATTGCCCTATCAGTAAAAGATATACGATCTGCTTCACAAAATTCGTATGAACTTTCACAGAACTATCCCAACCCATTCAATCCATCAACAACAATTCGCTATGCTCTCCCCTCCTCCGCAAATGTAAAACTTGTTGTTTACGATCTTCTTGGAAGAGAAATTGCAACACTTGTGAACGAAGAACAATCCGCAGGATGGAAGGAAGTGCAGTGGAATGCAAAAGATGTTTCGAGCGGTATATATTTTTACAAACTTCAGGTGGGAAGTTTTGTGGAAACGCGAAAAATGTTATTGGTGAGATAA
- a CDS encoding ATP-binding protein: MNRTEHHLVAFVIFLSLITLPSIVVPSQLSVPQQYRTIQSAINASRIGDTVLVDHGIYFENILINKNITLASRFIVDKDTSHISNTIIDGSRPKNAAQASVVTIFNGTDTSCVLIGFTITGGSGTGNYWPDDPPGFQYWKSAAGVRIVESGARIAHNIIRNNHLTKSAQWNCVGGAALATINTNYLPNLPLLIIEENIIEDNTVTGFHAESGGISIFQRAIIRRNIITRNISRGQQRAVGGGVSVGNFIDVLIDGNFIHNNSAGIGAGIVVVKVPGKLGRTIITNNIISDNRAEEGGGGLYCYTNAYTVIANNTIVGNRARSFGGGIDLGQSISDLFNNIIWNNTPDQITTNGNKRVTNNLIQGGFPGRNNFHRNPGFLSGDSLFRLSPRSPCIGIAIDSFWLFREIFISPRTDFFGSDRTNHSGGHADIGAIESIENRSDEAEELLKEFKIQNSQFVKLTFLLRQISQKVYDVDSFHILRGGKIVTTIVMNDDNIFHADSLQTITPITLPPGDNFLEIELKMKPLSRQGGFYTNYWLMGADQKFEFITVENDRRYLSYTGLKPGSYSFVIQPADEDKYRERGNIVSIPITVLPYWYQQWWAYVLYGLTVILCTVFLSSIRNKRILMEHNVKTTQIQAAKLEELDKLKSRFFANVTHELRTPLSLILGPVEFLLHQRKDSEGLEQLGLIQRNAQRLMRLIELLLQYSRLESGTIKLRVAQLEIVSLLRRITGYFSSPAAKKQIDIRFISEQEQLTGWIDAEKVEHILQNCISNAIKFTRAGGIIEVGVKEEKGDLVLFIGDTGEGIAPEHLQHVFDRFYRVDTTHKTEGTGIGLSLSKELAEIHHGSISLESELGKGTVVTVRIPLSGYDVSEIDSNNINDASKEKQHNGSSYQDSSEIPVSSDEQPLILIAEDSEDARIFIRSQLSPYYNIIEAIDGDEALQKTKFQIPDLVISDVMMPKKDGRELCSDLKHDERTSHIPIILLTALAEKVDKIKGLKTGADDYLVKPFDAQELLTRVHNLLENRKILRETYGKAVPLKPGEIAAVSLDDIFLQKSTAIVTAHISEPEFDVETFAHEIFLSRTQLQRKLKAITNMAPSDFLRHLRLQRAKELLEKNSGTIAEIADAVGFSNHSYFAKCFQEQFGLPPNQFRNHQK; the protein is encoded by the coding sequence ATGAATCGAACAGAACATCATCTGGTGGCATTCGTAATATTTTTGTCGCTGATAACACTTCCCTCCATTGTTGTTCCTTCCCAACTTAGCGTTCCTCAACAATATCGGACAATACAATCCGCAATCAATGCGTCAAGGATCGGTGATACTGTTCTTGTTGATCATGGAATTTATTTTGAGAATATCCTTATCAACAAAAATATCACCCTTGCCAGTCGTTTCATAGTCGACAAGGATACATCTCACATTTCCAATACGATTATCGACGGCAGCAGACCGAAAAACGCTGCTCAAGCTTCTGTCGTAACAATTTTTAATGGCACGGACACATCGTGTGTTCTGATTGGATTTACCATTACCGGTGGATCAGGGACGGGTAACTATTGGCCGGATGATCCTCCCGGCTTTCAGTATTGGAAGAGCGCTGCTGGTGTCCGGATCGTAGAATCTGGTGCACGAATAGCACACAACATTATACGGAACAATCATCTTACAAAATCCGCTCAATGGAATTGCGTCGGAGGTGCTGCACTGGCAACAATTAATACCAATTATCTTCCCAACCTGCCGTTATTGATTATTGAAGAAAATATTATTGAGGATAATACCGTTACGGGGTTTCATGCCGAATCCGGCGGGATCTCAATTTTTCAACGCGCAATTATTCGCAGAAACATTATTACACGAAATATTTCACGCGGTCAACAACGTGCTGTTGGCGGCGGAGTATCGGTAGGGAATTTTATCGATGTACTTATTGACGGCAACTTTATACATAATAACAGTGCAGGTATTGGTGCAGGTATCGTTGTGGTAAAAGTTCCCGGGAAATTAGGCAGAACCATCATCACCAATAATATAATTTCTGATAACCGTGCCGAAGAAGGAGGAGGAGGATTATATTGTTACACAAACGCATACACCGTCATTGCCAATAATACTATCGTTGGGAACCGAGCGAGAAGCTTTGGAGGAGGCATCGATTTGGGACAATCAATTTCCGACCTTTTCAACAATATCATCTGGAATAATACTCCCGATCAGATCACCACGAACGGAAACAAACGCGTAACAAATAATTTAATCCAAGGGGGATTTCCTGGCCGAAATAATTTTCACCGCAACCCAGGATTTCTTTCAGGCGATTCACTCTTTCGTCTTTCACCACGGAGCCCTTGTATTGGGATTGCCATTGATTCATTCTGGTTATTTCGTGAAATCTTCATCTCCCCTAGAACGGATTTTTTTGGATCGGATCGTACAAATCACTCCGGAGGACATGCTGATATTGGCGCTATTGAATCAATAGAAAATAGGTCCGATGAAGCCGAAGAATTACTGAAGGAGTTTAAAATACAAAATAGTCAATTTGTAAAACTGACATTTCTCCTCAGACAAATTTCTCAGAAGGTCTATGATGTAGACAGCTTCCACATCCTGCGCGGCGGAAAGATTGTAACAACAATTGTTATGAATGACGACAATATATTCCATGCAGATTCGCTTCAAACGATCACACCAATCACATTGCCGCCGGGAGATAATTTTCTTGAAATAGAATTGAAAATGAAACCCCTTTCGCGTCAGGGTGGTTTCTACACAAATTATTGGTTAATGGGGGCAGATCAAAAGTTTGAATTTATCACCGTCGAAAATGATCGCCGATATCTTTCCTATACCGGACTGAAACCAGGATCGTACAGTTTTGTTATTCAACCTGCTGATGAAGATAAATATAGAGAACGGGGAAACATCGTATCGATTCCCATTACCGTCCTTCCCTATTGGTATCAACAATGGTGGGCATACGTATTGTATGGATTAACAGTAATACTATGTACAGTTTTTCTATCAAGTATACGGAACAAGCGAATCCTGATGGAACATAACGTGAAAACAACCCAAATCCAGGCAGCAAAACTGGAGGAATTGGACAAGTTAAAATCAAGATTTTTTGCGAATGTTACGCATGAACTTCGCACTCCCCTTTCACTCATACTTGGTCCTGTAGAGTTTTTACTGCATCAAAGAAAAGACAGCGAAGGATTAGAGCAACTTGGATTGATTCAGCGAAATGCCCAACGATTGATGCGGCTGATTGAATTATTGCTGCAATATTCCCGGCTGGAATCCGGCACGATTAAGTTGCGTGTAGCACAGTTGGAAATTGTTTCCCTCCTTCGCCGCATTACGGGGTATTTTTCGAGCCCCGCGGCAAAGAAACAGATCGACATACGTTTCATTTCGGAACAAGAACAACTAACGGGATGGATCGATGCTGAGAAGGTGGAACATATTTTGCAGAACTGCATATCCAACGCCATTAAATTTACTCGAGCCGGGGGCATTATTGAGGTAGGTGTTAAGGAGGAAAAAGGTGATCTGGTTCTTTTCATCGGCGATACCGGCGAAGGGATCGCACCGGAACATCTGCAGCATGTTTTTGACCGTTTTTACCGCGTTGATACCACACACAAAACAGAAGGGACCGGGATCGGTTTATCATTATCCAAAGAACTTGCTGAAATTCATCATGGATCGATCAGCCTAGAGAGTGAATTGGGAAAAGGAACAGTGGTAACGGTACGAATTCCTCTTTCAGGGTATGATGTTTCCGAAATCGATTCGAACAATATCAATGATGCATCGAAAGAGAAACAACACAATGGATCTTCATATCAAGACTCTTCAGAAATTCCAGTCAGTTCTGATGAACAGCCGCTCATTCTGATTGCCGAGGATAGCGAAGATGCGAGGATCTTTATCCGCTCACAGCTCTCCCCCTATTACAATATTATTGAAGCAATAGATGGTGATGAGGCGCTCCAAAAAACAAAATTCCAAATCCCCGATCTTGTCATCAGCGATGTGATGATGCCAAAGAAGGATGGTCGGGAACTTTGCAGCGATTTGAAACACGATGAACGTACGAGTCATATTCCAATTATCCTGTTGACTGCGTTAGCGGAAAAGGTCGACAAAATCAAAGGATTGAAAACAGGAGCCGATGATTATCTGGTGAAACCGTTCGATGCTCAAGAGCTTCTTACCCGTGTCCACAATTTATTGGAAAATAGAAAGATACTTCGTGAAACCTACGGTAAAGCAGTTCCACTAAAGCCGGGTGAAATCGCTGCTGTATCTCTTGACGACATATTCCTGCAAAAATCAACGGCAATTGTTACAGCACATATTTCTGAACCAGAATTTGATGTTGAAACATTTGCCCACGAAATTTTCCTCAGCCGTACGCAACTTCAACGGAAATTGAAAGCGATCACTAACATGGCTCCAAGTGACTTCCTTCGCCATCTTCGTTTACAGCGTGCAAAAGAACTTCTCGAAAAAAATTCCGGCACCATCGCCGAAATCGCAGACGCTGTCGGATTCAGTAACCACTCCTATTTTGCCAAATGTTTTCAAGAACAGTTCGGCCTCCCTCCTAATCAATTCCGCAATCATCAGAAATAA
- a CDS encoding T9SS type A sorting domain-containing protein — protein sequence MKHFLQSIMVTFFVSTFLNAQIISHEYVQARIDEKRDHPHQNLPQNNAQRQYRENEFLFEHRLRADLPMPHVVPQIKKRKSNAFNVNSFSQTNIYVIDTAIVCSTTDTSRYLYTYNVIGKKLEYLDQRWYNNQWVNSYHATYSYDENGNMLTYIFEVLQNNQLLNMGRQTYTYDTRGNMLTVLGERWINNQWENTLRIFYLYDTKGNLLSEFWEDWVNSQWVNAARVTNTYDSVGNITTILHEYWSDNQWTKFYQYDFTYDANGNMLTEYFQDFTPRYNSEYLITYTYDANSNVLTIQYDSDGSPNERYTYTYNASNIKTSELYESWSDSLWIKFYRITYSYDTNAKLVLEMRDNWSNNQWTNAVRVIYTYDVNGNQLSYLEEYWINELWVNYERYMYKFIQNNLLTEVVHEAWQNSSWRPINKDFSLYNIAGISFSAYGYKINLSYKLIVTDVCKNDGMIATVYSLSQNYPNPFNPTTTIRYSLPSSANVKLSVYDLLGREIATLVNEEQSAGWKEVQWNAKNVSSGIYFYKLQAGSFVETRKMLLVR from the coding sequence ATGAAACACTTTTTACAATCCATTATGGTCACTTTTTTTGTTTCTACTTTTCTCAATGCTCAAATAATTTCGCACGAGTATGTTCAAGCACGAATTGATGAAAAGAGAGACCACCCTCATCAGAACCTTCCACAGAACAATGCACAGCGACAATACAGAGAAAATGAATTTTTGTTCGAACATCGCTTACGTGCAGATTTACCGATGCCGCATGTGGTGCCACAAATCAAAAAACGTAAATCAAATGCTTTCAATGTGAATTCCTTTTCTCAAACAAACATATACGTCATTGACACTGCAATTGTATGTAGCACAACCGATACTTCGAGGTATTTGTATACTTACAACGTAATTGGAAAGAAATTAGAGTATCTAGACCAACGATGGTATAATAATCAGTGGGTGAACTCGTATCACGCAACCTATAGCTATGATGAAAACGGGAATATGTTGACCTATATATTTGAAGTATTGCAAAATAATCAGTTGCTGAATATGGGGCGTCAAACGTACACCTACGATACACGTGGGAATATGCTGACCGTATTAGGTGAAAGATGGATAAATAATCAATGGGAGAATACTTTACGGATATTCTATCTCTATGATACAAAGGGCAATTTGCTTTCAGAATTTTGGGAGGATTGGGTAAATAGCCAATGGGTGAACGCTGCTCGCGTAACCAATACCTATGATTCAGTAGGCAATATAACTACAATATTACATGAATATTGGTCAGATAATCAGTGGACGAAATTTTATCAATATGATTTCACTTATGATGCAAATGGAAATATGTTAACCGAATATTTTCAGGACTTTACACCTCGTTATAACTCTGAATATCTCATTACTTACACTTACGATGCAAACAGCAATGTTTTAACTATTCAATATGATTCTGATGGCTCACCAAATGAACGTTATACTTACACATATAATGCGAGCAATATTAAAACATCTGAATTGTATGAATCTTGGAGTGACAGTCTGTGGATAAAGTTCTATCGTATAACTTATTCTTATGATACAAATGCCAAATTAGTATTAGAAATGCGCGATAACTGGTCGAATAATCAATGGACAAATGCTGTTCGCGTTATATATACCTATGATGTGAACGGAAATCAACTATCATATTTGGAAGAGTATTGGATAAATGAATTGTGGGTAAACTACGAGCGTTATATGTATAAATTTATTCAAAATAATTTGTTGACAGAGGTTGTCCACGAAGCATGGCAAAATTCTTCGTGGAGGCCAATAAATAAAGACTTTAGCTTATACAATATCGCTGGGATTTCTTTTAGTGCTTATGGTTACAAAATAAATCTTTCTTATAAATTAATTGTAACAGATGTTTGCAAAAATGATGGAATGATCGCCACCGTATATTCACTATCGCAAAACTATCCCAACCCATTCAATCCGACAACGACAATTCGGTACTCTCTCCCCTCCTCCGCAAATGTGAAACTCTCCGTATACGATCTGCTTGGAAGAGAAATTGCCACACTCGTAAACGAGGAACAATCTGCTGGATGGAAGGAAGTGCAGTGGAACGCCAAAAATGTTTCGTCGGGAATTTATTTTTACAAACTTCAGGCGGGAAGTTTTGTGGAAACTCGAAAAATGTTATTGGTGAGATAA
- a CDS encoding T9SS type A sorting domain-containing protein — protein MKQFLKVIQLILLFSPLLLSQDKWYFQWESITRECLVYLPKSRVDQAGLPVVFNLHAYDWTAAYTRDYLKTHLFGDSVGFITVYPSASDLTHWNSGISENPQYPTPNTDDVGFISMIIDSLISRFNIDTQRIYSCGYSNGGFMSLKLAGRLGNRITSIASVCGVITAGTVAAYNSPKPIPAMLIHGTNDQEVYYNGGQTGWYSVNQTIDLLINKNLCQSSPETLYVPNIDIHDQSTIEKYTYRSSANTSQVILFKVIGGRHVWPDAPPIGTVPINRDINATKEIWNFFKQFPIPNPRFTASSHDAKLDRSYYRPDLDSIFLNVILSNPLKHTTKLSALIHYVSGVRYDSISLYNDGLHGDGNPDDSVWGCRLLAPKKESSFTVKIRTDDIIDGSFHLLPQLKNFFTNGPVKCKNVVFTTTDTIPNPGDSFRLRFRLGNIGTVDTVKNVEAMVTKIDTMISLGTTATIFFGNLPPGKDSLGIFRQEVKVNPACPSPKIVKLLLTIFSEGIPVWTDTVSFTIQPTGIFISDNMLPTEFSLEQNFPNPFNPATTIRYALPSSAHVKLTIHDILGREIATLVNEEQTAGWKEVEWNASSVSSGIYFYKLSVGSFVETKKMMMVK, from the coding sequence ATGAAACAATTTCTAAAAGTTATACAATTGATTCTTTTATTCAGTCCGTTATTGTTGTCACAGGACAAATGGTATTTTCAATGGGAAAGTATCACAAGAGAGTGTCTTGTATATTTGCCTAAAAGTCGTGTAGATCAGGCTGGATTGCCCGTTGTCTTCAATCTTCATGCTTATGATTGGACAGCTGCTTACACCCGAGATTATCTTAAGACGCATCTGTTCGGCGACAGTGTTGGCTTTATTACAGTATATCCAAGTGCAAGTGACCTTACACATTGGAACAGCGGTATTTCTGAAAATCCCCAATACCCAACTCCCAATACTGATGATGTTGGTTTCATTTCAATGATCATTGATTCATTGATATCTCGGTTCAATATTGATACTCAACGTATCTATTCGTGCGGATATTCCAACGGCGGATTTATGAGTCTTAAACTGGCAGGCCGTCTGGGAAACCGTATAACTTCAATCGCCTCTGTTTGTGGTGTTATTACCGCTGGTACAGTAGCAGCATATAATTCTCCAAAACCAATTCCTGCTATGCTGATCCATGGTACCAATGATCAGGAGGTGTATTACAATGGGGGACAAACTGGGTGGTACTCGGTAAATCAAACAATTGATTTATTAATAAACAAAAACCTTTGTCAATCATCTCCGGAAACTCTGTATGTCCCTAACATAGACATCCATGATCAATCAACAATCGAAAAGTATACTTATCGCTCATCTGCAAATACATCGCAAGTAATTCTATTCAAAGTCATTGGTGGTCGGCATGTTTGGCCAGACGCGCCTCCTATTGGCACTGTCCCTATCAACCGGGATATCAATGCAACTAAAGAAATTTGGAATTTCTTCAAACAGTTTCCTATTCCAAATCCTCGCTTTACGGCATCGTCACACGACGCCAAATTAGATCGTTCGTATTATCGTCCCGATTTGGATAGCATCTTTCTCAACGTAATTCTTTCAAATCCATTAAAGCACACAACCAAGCTCAGCGCGTTAATACATTATGTATCAGGAGTGAGATACGATAGCATATCCTTATATAATGACGGATTACATGGAGACGGAAATCCAGACGACAGTGTATGGGGCTGCCGCTTGCTTGCCCCAAAGAAAGAAAGCAGTTTCACCGTTAAAATACGGACTGATGACATTATTGATGGATCTTTCCATTTGTTACCGCAACTCAAAAATTTTTTTACCAACGGACCTGTTAAATGTAAAAATGTTGTTTTTACAACCACCGATACAATTCCAAACCCGGGAGATAGTTTTCGATTGAGATTTCGTCTTGGTAATATTGGGACAGTTGATACGGTAAAAAATGTGGAGGCAATGGTAACAAAGATTGATACTATGATTAGTTTGGGTACAACAGCAACGATATTTTTTGGAAACCTTCCCCCTGGCAAGGACAGTTTAGGAATATTTCGACAAGAAGTAAAAGTAAATCCTGCCTGTCCTTCACCAAAAATAGTAAAATTACTCCTCACCATTTTTAGTGAAGGAATTCCAGTCTGGACCGATACGGTCTCATTCACGATTCAACCAACTGGAATTTTTATTTCGGACAACATGCTGCCTACAGAATTCTCTCTTGAACAAAATTTCCCAAATCCGTTCAACCCAGCAACAACAATTCGGTACGCTCTCCCCTCCTCCGCGCACGTGAAGCTGACCATACACGACATTCTCGGAAGAGAGATTGCAACACTCGTGAACGAAGAACAGACTGCCGGATGGAAAGAAGTGGAGTGGAATGCAAGCAGCGTGTCGTCGGGGATTTATTTTTACAAATTGTCAGTAGGGAGTTTTGTTGAAACGAAAAAAATGATGATGGTGAAATAA
- a CDS encoding T9SS type A sorting domain-containing protein — MRSISIPILIVLFLIISQSKATTRRVPQDFAKIQLAINAAVNGDTVLVSEGTYIENIRITKKIVVTSHFIIDNNKSHIANTIINGINSSHPDSGSVVTIEGDVDTTAVIMGFTITGGKGNKRFVTAENIYGMQGGGVDVVTTGGARISYNVIRNNAIVNTGSVTNTWGGGIQVGSSSSDSILKYAIIENNTIIENIVNGTYSEGAGMLLGMNGRITGNIITNNYCGRSGGGMSIGGGSNIIISQNYISHNIAALNGGGILVYYYSPSLQQPTLTLINNIIVKNTAQGGSAMRMNGGDLRLIHNTIVNNSATTYSIHLGTISGSSNTVRLLNNIVWSPLSSNQITTTNGTIYSSNNCFYGGLTGTDNISTDPSFAPFDTLYNLSSGSPCIGAGDSSVSLGNITLNAPLFDYLTKARPRETGTKPDIGAVENDLPINVSVEDISGIPTSFNLDQNYPNPFNPSTTIRYSLPSSANVKLVVYDLLGREIETLVNEEQTAGWKEVQWTVHNVSSGISAKGGYASGVYFYRIDINNKEKTVTEMKKCILLK; from the coding sequence ATGCGTTCAATCTCTATTCCAATTCTAATCGTGTTGTTTCTTATCATCTCACAATCCAAAGCAACCACGCGAAGAGTACCACAGGATTTTGCAAAGATTCAACTTGCGATTAATGCTGCAGTGAATGGCGATACCGTGCTGGTGTCTGAAGGGACATATATCGAAAATATCCGCATTACAAAAAAGATTGTTGTAACGAGTCACTTCATCATCGATAACAATAAATCCCACATCGCCAATACGATCATCAACGGAATTAATTCTTCACATCCTGACTCCGGATCGGTCGTTACCATTGAAGGGGATGTCGACACAACGGCAGTGATCATGGGATTTACCATCACCGGAGGAAAAGGGAATAAACGATTTGTTACTGCAGAAAATATTTATGGTATGCAAGGTGGCGGAGTAGATGTAGTTACCACAGGTGGAGCAAGGATTTCGTACAACGTTATTAGAAATAATGCAATTGTCAATACGGGTTCCGTTACAAACACGTGGGGGGGAGGAATTCAAGTCGGATCATCATCATCGGATAGTATCTTAAAATATGCAATAATCGAAAATAATACCATCATTGAGAACATCGTCAATGGCACCTATAGCGAAGGAGCCGGGATGCTTCTGGGAATGAATGGACGTATTACCGGAAATATCATCACCAATAATTATTGCGGCAGGAGCGGAGGTGGAATGTCCATTGGAGGAGGAAGCAATATTATTATCAGCCAGAACTATATTAGTCATAATATCGCCGCGTTAAATGGCGGTGGCATCTTAGTCTATTATTATTCACCATCCCTTCAACAACCAACGTTGACACTGATCAACAATATTATTGTGAAAAATACGGCTCAGGGGGGATCGGCAATGCGAATGAACGGCGGTGACCTACGGTTGATACATAATACGATTGTCAATAATTCAGCAACGACATATTCTATTCATCTTGGTACAATTTCCGGTTCCTCAAACACGGTCCGACTTTTAAATAATATTGTATGGAGCCCTCTCTCTTCAAATCAGATAACGACAACTAACGGAACGATCTATTCATCGAATAATTGTTTCTATGGAGGATTGACCGGGACAGATAATATCTCTACGGATCCGAGTTTCGCGCCATTTGACACGCTCTATAATCTAAGTTCTGGCAGTCCATGCATAGGAGCCGGGGATTCATCCGTATCACTTGGCAACATAACACTCAACGCACCATTGTTCGATTATTTAACTAAAGCACGGCCGAGGGAGACAGGGACAAAACCGGATATCGGCGCTGTTGAAAACGATCTTCCAATAAACGTTTCTGTAGAAGATATTTCTGGAATTCCAACATCTTTCAATCTTGATCAAAACTATCCAAATCCCTTCAATCCGTCAACAACAATACGGTATTCACTTCCATCATCGGCAAACGTAAAACTCGTTGTCTATGATTTGCTAGGGAGAGAAATTGAAACGCTTGTGAACGAAGAGCAGACTGCAGGATGGAAGGAAGTGCAGTGGACCGTCCATAACGTTTCGTCGGGAATATCCGCCAAAGGCGGATACGCCTCTGGCGTATATTTTTACAGAATCGATATAAACAATAAAGAGAAAACGGTAACCGAAATGAAAAAGTGTATTCTGTTGAAATAA